The following are encoded in a window of Numida meleagris isolate 19003 breed g44 Domestic line chromosome 13, NumMel1.0, whole genome shotgun sequence genomic DNA:
- the ZNF598 gene encoding E3 ubiquitin-protein ligase ZNF598 (The sequence of the model RefSeq protein was modified relative to this genomic sequence to represent the inferred CDS: added 42 bases not found in genome assembly) gives MAASASASGVAAAAAAALGPTEGPCVLCCGELEVVALGRCDHPICYRCSVRMRALCGVRYCAVCREELGQVVFGRKLTSFSTIALNKLQHEKKYDIYFMDGEVYALYRKLLQHECFLCPDLKPFNTFADLEQHMRKQHELFCCKLCVKHLKIFTYERKWYTRKDLARHRIHGDPDDTSHRGHPLCKFCDERYLDNDELLKHLRRDHYFCHFCDSDGAQEYYSDYEYLREHFREKHFLCEEGRCSTEQFTHAFRTEIDYKAHKTACHSKSRAEARQNRQIDLQFNYAPRHQRRNEGVIGGEDYEEVDRYNRQGRSGRLGGRGSQQNRRGSWRYKREEEDRDVAAAVRASVAAKRQEEKKRVEDKEDSSSRSKKEDLRDSEVASSKRVPKSSSEATEAAANGALSQDDFPAIGSAVGPLQSSAQLAAVKLKEDFPSLSSSAAPAVSSGMSLTYTATAKKTAFQEEDFPALVSKMRPNNKTVTNITSAWNSGSSKNVVKAISNPCVNQIAKKSYSLNSTKGNKKSNKLSQSDDEDASSGLTTQEIRNAPTMFDVSSLLAASTSQTFTKVSKKKKMGVEKQRPSSPHLLQETSFPRSCIEKLPETEQTSNAASALHASDRSAAVVNGHSEKSLAICSTPKEPPGLKKPTVTNQCPLPQEDFPALGSSGSARMPPPPGFNTVVLLKNPPPPPGLSVPVSKPPPGFAVIPSTSISEPVTTSLKEPKSRHGSYLIPENFQQRNIQLIQSIKEFLQSDESKFNKFKTHSGQFRQGLISAAQYYKSCRELLGDNFKKIFNELLVLLPDTVKQQELLSAHNDFRIKEKQSSNKSKKNKKNVWQTDSNSDLDCCICPTCKQVLTQQDIVTHKALHIEDEEFPSLQAISRIIS, from the exons GCGGCTGCGTTGGGGCCGACGGAGGGCCCGTGTGTGCTGTGCTGCGGGGAGCTGGAGGTGGTGGCGCTGGGCCGCTGCGACCACCCCATCTGCTACCGCTGCTCGGTGCGGATGCGGGCGCTGTGCGGCGTGCGGTACTGCGCCGTGTGCCGGGAGGAGCTGGGCCAG GTCGTCTTTGGGCGGAAGCTTACGTCATTCTCGACGATAGCACTTAACAAGTTGCAGCATGAGAAGAAGTACGACATTTATTTTATGGATGGAGAAGTTTATGCGCTGTACAG gaagctgctgcagcatgaATGCTTTTTATGTCCAGATTTGAAGCCATTCAATACCTTTGCAGATCTGGAACAGCACATGAGAAAGCAGCATGAACTCTTCTGTTGCAAACTCTGTGTTAAACACTTAAAG atttttacaTACGAAAGGAAATGGTACACTCGTAAGGACCTTGCTCGCCATCGAATCCATGGAGATCCGGATGACACCTCCCATCGTGGGCATCCCCTGTGTAAATTCTGTGACGAGCGTTATTTGGATAATGATGAGCTGCTGAAACATCTGAGACGAGATCACTATTTTTGTCACTTCTGTGACTCTGATGGTGCTCAGGAGTACTACAG cgATTACGAATACCTTCGCGAGCACTTCCGcgaaaagcatttcctttgcGAAGAGGGAcggtgcagcacagagcagtttaCCCATGCTTTCCGCACTGAAATAGATTACAAAGCGCACAAAACAGCCTGCCACAGCAAGAGCAGGGCCGAGGCCAGGCAGAACCGGCAGATAGATCTTCAGTTTAATTATGCTCCTCGGCACCAGAGGAGAAATGAGG GTGTTATAGGTGGAGAGGACTATGAAGAAGTTGACAGGTACAACAGGCAAGGGAGGTCAGGCAGATTGGGTGGCCGAGGAagtcagcaaaacagaagaggcAGCTGGAGATACAAGAG GGAAGAAGAAGACAGAGATGTTGCAGCAGCAGTCAGGGCATCTGTAGCTGCTAAACgacaggaagagaagaaacGGGTAGAAGACAAGGAGGACAGCAGCAGTAGAAGTAAAAAGGAGGACTTGAGGGATTCCGAAGTAGCCAGCTCCAAACGTGTGCCAAAGTCTTCAAGTGAAGCTACAG AAGCAGCTGCTAATGGTGCTTTGAGCCAAGATGACTTTCCAGCAATTGGTTCTGCAGTGGGACCTCTGCAAAG ctctgctcagctggCAGCAGTTAAGCTTAAAGAAGATTTCCCAAGCTTGTCATCCTCTGCAGCACCCGCTGTCTCTTCTGGGATGTCTTTGACATATACAGccactgcaaagaaaacagcttttcaagaGGAGGATTTTCCAGCTCTGGTGTCCAAAATGAGGCCTAACAATAAGACAGTAACTAACATCACATCTGCGTGGAACAGTGGTTCCAGTAAAAATGTGGTCAAAGCCATTAGCAACCCTTGTGTAAATCAGATAGCCAAAAAATCATACTCCTTGAATAGCACTAAAGGAAATAAGAAGAGCAATAAACTCTCTCAGTCAGATGATGAAGATGCCAGTAGTGGCTTGACAACCCAGGAGATAAGGAACGCACCAACCATGTTTGATGTATCATCCTTGCTGGCAGCTTCTACCTCACAAACTTTCACAAAAGtgagcaagaaaaagaagatgggGGTTGAGAAGCAGAGACCATCATCCCCACACCTGTTGCAGGAGACATCGTTTCCCAGGTCGTGTATTGAAAAGCTGCCAGAAACGGAGCAGACATCGAACGCTGCTTCTGCTCTTCATGCCTCTGACAGATCTGCAGCTGTCGTGAATGGTCATTCAGAAAAATCCTTAGCAATCTGTAGTACACCCAAAGAGCCCCCTGGCCTTAAAAAGCCCACAGTGACGAACCAGTGCCCTTTACCTCAGGAAGACTTCCCAGCTCTTGGGAGCTCAGGATCAGCTCGAATGCCACCGCCACCGG gCTTTAACACTGTGGTGCTATTAAAGAATCCGCCTCCGCCTCCGGGACTGTCAGTGCCTGTTAGTAAACCCCCACCAGGTTTTGCTGTTATTCCATCCACCAGTATCTCTGAACCTGTCACTACATCTTTGAAAGA GCCAAAATCCAGACATGGGTCATACTTGATACCAGAAAACTTTCAGCAAAGGAACATTCAGCTAATACAATCTATTAAAGAATTCCTCCAAAGCGATGAGTCCAAGTTCAATAAATTTAAAACGCATTCTGGGCAATTCAGACAG ggtctgatttctgcagcacagtatTACAAAAGTTGCCGAGAACTGCTTGGAgataatttcaagaaaatttttAACGAGTTGCTGGTGTTGTTGCCAGACACAGTTAAGCAACAGGAACTGCTTTCTGCTCACAATGATTTCAGAatcaaggaaaagcaaagttCCAACAAAtccaaaaagaacaaaaagaatgtCTGGCAAACGGACTCCAACTCTGATCTTGACTGCTGCATCTGCCCAACATGTAAGCAAGTACTAACGCAGCAGGACATTGTCACTCATAAAGCTTTGCATATTGAGGATGAGGAGTTCCCTTCCTTACAAGCAATCAGTAGAATCATCAGTTAG
- the NPW gene encoding neuropeptide W, translated as MARGQLSGGAWGALVLLGLMLPAAPAGAWYKHVASPRYHTVGRASGLLMGVRRSPYLWRRELPAEPPHRPGGTAPVAAPQPPGSPAGDPPPPPPGPGPLLQRLLRRGWGWGGPRPAPARPPPSARGAQPRPIEDIAVLR; from the exons ATGGCGAGGGGGCAGCTGTCGGGGGGCGCCTGGGGGGCCCTGGTGCTGTTGGGGCTGATGCTGCCGGCGGCACCGGCAGGGGCTTGGTACAAGCACGTCGCCAGCCCCCGGTACCACACGGTGGGACGCGCCTCGGGGCTGCTGATGGGCGTCCGCCGCTCCCCGTACCTCTGGCGCCGGGAGCTGCCGGCAGAGCCCCCGCACCGCCCCGGGGGCACCGCGCCCGTCGCCGCCCCGCAACCCCCGGGGAGCCCCGCGGGGGaccccccgccgccgccgcccggccccggccccctCCTGCAGCGCCTGCTCCGCcggggctggggttgggggggCCCGCGTCCTGCCCCCGCCCGGCCGCCGCCCTCCGCCCGCGGAGCTCAG cctcGCCCGATTGAAGACATCGCTGTGCTGCGCTGA